ACGGTGTTCGTCGGCGGCGGTACGCCGACGCTGCTGCCCGCCGGCGACCTCGTACGGATGCTCGCGGCGATCCGGGACGAGTTCGGGCTGGCCGAGGACGCCGAGGTCACCACGGAGGCCAATCCGGAGTCGGTGAACCCGGAGTACCTGGCGGAGCTGCGGGCCGGGGGCTTCAACCGGGTCTCCTTCGGCATGCAGAGCGCGAAGCAGCACGTCCTGAAGGTGCTCGACCGCACGCACACCCCGGGCCGGCCGGAGGCGTGCGTCGCGGAGGCGCGGGCGGCGGGCTTCGAGCACGTGAACCTCGACCTGATCTACGGCACCCCGGGGGAGACCGACGAGGACTGGCGCGCATCGCTGGCCGCCGCGCTCGGGGCCGGCCCGGACCACATCAGCGCGTACGCGCTGATCGTGGAGGAGGGCACGCAGCTGGCGCGCCGGATCCGGCGGGGCGAGGTCCCGATGACGGACGACGACGTGCACGCCGACCGGTACCTGATCGCCGACGAGGTCATGGCGCAGGCCGGGTACGACTGGTACGAGGTCTCGAACTGGGCCACCTCCGAGGCCGGGCGCTGCCTGCACAACGAGCTGTACTGGCGCGGGGCCGACTGGTGGGGCGCGGGCCCCGGGGCCCACTCGCACGTGGGCGGGGTCCGCTGGTGGAACGTGAAGCACCCGGGTGCGTACGCGGCGGCGCTGGCCGAGGGCCGCTCCCCGGGCGCGGGCCGCGAGCTCCTCTCCGAGGAGGACCGCCGGGTGGAGCGGATCCTGCTGGAGCTGCGCCTGGTGGACGGCGTCCCGCTGTCCCTGCTGGCCCCGGCCGGCCTCGCGGCCTCCCGCCGCGCCCTGTCCGACGGGCTCCTGGCCCCGGCCCCGTACGAGGCCGGCCGCGCCGTCCTGACCCTGCGCGGGCGCCTCCTGGCGGACGCGGTGGTACGCGATCTGGTGGATTGATCACTCCACGGAGTGAATCGCTGCGCATGCGGGCAGGTGCGGCCTAGCCTGTTCATAGTCTTCTGTCGCAGGACCGGCGACAGAAGTGGAGGGCACGGAGATGACCGCTGTGGACGATCGCCGGATGGCCGAGTACTTCGAGAGCTTCGAGGCTCCCGAGGGGGTCAAGGTCGAGCTCCTCCGGGGGGAAATCGTGATGATGGCGGGGCCGGACGTCGTCCACAACCTGATCGTCATGTTCGTTCAGCGGCAGATCCCCGTGGAACGCTGGTATCCACTCCAGACGCAGGACGTGGGCCTTCCCGCAGAGCCGTCCGAGCCGCAGCCGGACCTCGTGGTCCTGCCGGTCGAGGCAGCGCCGGAGTCAGGCCGTCTTGTGCCCGCCTCAGCCCTGGCGATGGCGGTGGAGGTCGTCTCCAAGACCAGCAAGCTGCGCGACTACGTGACGAAGCGTTCCATCTACGCCGCGGGCGGCATCCCCACGTACTTGATCATTGATCCGTTCCAGGCCAAGTGCGTCGTGCTCACCGAACCCTTTGGTGCGGGGGAGGAGGCCGACTACCGAACCGAGCGGACCAGCAAGTTCGGTGAACCGGTCCCGCTCGATGTCCTCGGCCTCACCCTCGACACCGAGGAGTTCGGCACCTTGCGGTAGCTCAAGCCGGTGCCGTGACGAAGTCGATCAGTTCCTCCACGCGGCCCAGCAGGACCGGCTCCAGGTCCTTGTAGGACCTCACGCGGGACAGGATGTGCTGCCAGGCGGCGCCGGTGTTCTCCGACCAGCCCAGCGCCCTGCAGACGCCTGTCTTCCAGTCCTGGCCCGGCGGGATCACCGGCCACGCGGCGATGCCCAGCGCGGACGGCTTCACCGCCTGCCAGACGTCCACGTACGGGTGGCCGACGATCAGGACGTCCGACGAGGTCACCGACGCCGCGATACGGGACTCCTTCGAACCCGGGACCAGGTGGTCCACCAGGACGCCCAGGCGGGCGTCGGCCGTCGGGGCGAAGTCCGCGACCACCGCGGGGAGGTCGTCGATGCCCTCCAGGTACTCCACCACCACGCCCTCGATCCGCAGGTCGTCGCCCCAGACCCGCTCCACCAGCTCCGCGTCGTGCCGGCCCTCGACGTAGATCCGCCCGGCGCGCGCCACACGGGCGCGCGCCCCCGGGACGGCCACCGAGCCCGACGCGGTGCGCAAAGGCGCCGCAGGGGCCCGTGAGGGGCGGGTCAGGGTCACCACGGCGCCCTCCAGCAGGAACCCCCGCGGATCCAGCGGGAACACCCGCCGCTTGCCGAAGCGGTCCTCCAGGGTCACCGTGCCCGCCTCGCAGGCCACCACCGCTCCGCAGAAGTCCGTACCGGCCACCTCGACCACCAGGTCCGGCTCCGCCGCCACCTCCGGTACGGCCTTGGGGCGCTTCCACTGCGGGGTCAGGTCGGGGGAGTACTCGCGCATCCGGCCGACACTAGGAGAGGCGCGCCGCTCACGCCTCCGACACGCCGAAACGGGCGGCCAGTGTGGCGCGTTGCGCACGCACGAAGTCCGCGTCGACCACCGCTCCGTGACCCGGTACGTACAGTGCGTCGTCCCCGCCCAGCGACAGCAGCCGGTCCAGCGCCGCCGGCCACTGCGACGGCACCGCGTCACTGCCCGCCTGGGGTTCCCCCGACTCCTCGACGAGGTCCCCGCAGAACACCGTCTCGCGCTCGCCCGGCACGAACACCGCAAGGTCGTACCGGGTGTGCCCGGGCCCGACGTTGGCCAGCAGCACCTGCAGCCCGCCCAGCTCCAGGGTCCATTCGCCCGAGACGGAATGCCTCGGCACCGCCAGCAGGCCCACCGCCTCGGCGGCCTCGGCCTCCGACAGCCCCTGCCGGACCGCGTCGCCGCGCAGCTCCTCCCGGCCCGTCGACAGCTCCGAGTCCAGCCCGACCGCCCCGTACACCTCGGCCCCGGCGAACGCGGCCACGCCCAGTACGTGATCGAAATGGCCGTGCGTGAATGCGATATGCGTCACGCGCCGGCCGGTCAGCCGCTCCGCCTCGGCCCGCAGCTGCGCGCCTTCGCGCACGCACGAGCCCGGATCGATCAGGAGTACCGACTCGTCCCCCACCACCAGTCCCACCGTGCAGTCCCACACCGGGAGTCGTCGCCGTCCGGTCCGTCCGGTCAGCCGCTCCCAGCCCGCCTCTTCCCAACGCACGTCCATGCCGCGACGCTACCCTGGCGGGCCGCCCTTGCCAGGGCCTGACTACCCGGCCGTACACTGGCCGGGGGATCTCTGGCACTCGAACGCCCGGAGTGCCAACGAAGCAGATGAAACCGACCACGACGAGCGACGACGACCAGCTGGAGGTGTGCGCGATGCTCAGCGAACGCAGACTCGAGGTGCTGCGCGCCATCGTCCAGGACTACGTCGGGACGGAGGAGCCGGTCGGCTCCAAGGCGCTCACCGAGCGGCACCGGCTCGGCGTCTCGCCCGCCACCGTGCGCAACGACATGGCCGTGCTGGAGGAGGAGGGCTACATCGCGCAGCCCCACACCAGCGCCGGCCGGATCCCCACGGACAAGGGCTACCGGCTCTTCGTCGACAAGCTGGCGGGGGTCAAGCCGCTGTCGACGCCCGAGCGCCGGGCCATCCAGAACTTCCTCGACGGGGCCGTCGACCTCGACGACGTGGTCGGCCGTACGGTGCGCCTGCTCGCGCAGCTCACCCGGCAGGTCGCCGTCGTCCAGTACCCGAGCCTGACCCGGTCGACGGTCCGGCACGTCGAGCTGCTGTCGCTCGCTCCGGCCCGGCTCATGCTCGTGCTGATCACCGATACAGGACGGGTCGAGCAGCGGCTCGTGGACTGCCAGACTCCGTTCGGCGAGACCTCGCTCGCAGATCTGCGGGCGCGGCTCAACAGCCGGGTCGTCGGCCGCCGGTTCACGGACGTGCCGCAGCTCGTGCAGGACCTGCCGGAGTCGTTCGAGCCGGATGACCGCAGCACGGTGTCGACCGTGCTCGCGACCCTGCTGGAGACGCTGGTCGAGGAGGCCGAGGAGCGGTTGATGATCGGCGGAACCGCCAATCTCACGCGCTTCGGACACGATTTTCCCCTGACGATCAGGCCGGTGCTCGAGGCGCTGGAGGAGCAGGTCGTGCTCCTCAAGCTGCTCGGTGAGGCCAGTGAGTCGGGAATGGCCGTACGGATCGGGCATGAGAATGCATACGAGGGACTGAACTCCACGTCCGTCGTCTCGGTCGGCTACGGTTCGGGCGGCGAAGCAGTCGCCAAACTCGGCGTGGTCGGACCGACCCGCATGGACTACCCCGGAACGATGGGAGCGGTACGCGCAGTGGCACGTTACGTCGGACAGATCCTGGCGGAGTCGTAAGTGGCCACGGACTACTACGCCGTTCTCGGCGTGCGCCGCGACGCATCGCAGGACGAGATCAAGAAGGCCTTCCGTCGCCTGGCGCGCGAACTCCACCCGGACGTGAATCCGGACCCGAAGACGCAGGAGCGCTTCAAGGAGATCAACGCGGCCTACGAGGTGCTCTCGGACCCGCAGAAGAAGCAGGTCTACGACCTCGGCGGCGACCCGCTGTCCTCCTCGGGCGGCGGCGGCGCGGGCGGCTTCGGAGCGGGCGGCTTCGGCAACTTCTCCGACATCATGGACGCCTTCTTCGGCCAGGCCTCGCAGCGCGGACCGCGCTCGCGGACCCGCCGCGGCCAGGACGCCATGATCCGCCTCGACCTGGAGCTGGACGAGGCCGCCTTCGGCACGACCAAGGACATCCAGGTCGACACGGCCGTCGTCTGCACCACCTGCTCCGGAGAGGGTGCCGCCCCCGGCACCTCGGCGCAGACGTGTGACATGTGCCGCGGCCGCGGTGAGGTGTCGCAGGTCACCCGGTCCTTCCTGGGCCAGGTCATGACCTCGCGCCCCTGCCCCCAGTGCCAGGGCTTCGGCACCGTGGTCCCGACCCCGTGCCCCGAGTGCGCGGGCGACGGCCGGGTCCGCTCCCGCCGCAGCCTCACGGTCAAGATCCCGGCGGGCGTCGAGAACGGCACCCGGATCCAGCTCGCGGGCGAGGGCGAGGTCGGCCCCGGCGGCGGCCCCGCCGGCGACCTGTACGTGGAGATCCACGAGCTGTCGCACCCGACCTTCCAGCGGCGCGGGGACGACCTGCACTGCACGGTGACCATCCCCATGACGGCCGCGGCCCTCGGCACCAAGTGCCCGCTGGAGACGCTGGACGGCATGGAGGAGATCGACATCCGCCCCGGCACCGGGTCGGGCCAGTCGATCCCGCTGCACGGGCGCGGCGTCACGCACCTGCGCGGCGGCGGCCGCGGCGACCTGATCGTCCACGTCGAGGTCACCACCCCGGGCAAGCTGGACCCCCAGCAGGAGGAGCTGCTGCGCCAGCTCGCCAAGCTGCGCGGCGAGGAGCGGCCCATGGGCCAGTTCGCGCCGGGTCAGCAGGGCCTGTTCAGCCGCCTGAAGGACGCCTTCAACGGCCGCTGACCGGACACCTCCCTTGTCGGAGCACGTGACGAAGCCCGGTCCGGGGATGCCCCGGACCGGGCTCGCCGCATTGATCCGGACGCGCCCGCTGAAGCGGACTATGCCAGGCGAATGCCGTGATTCGGCCCGGTGAGCGGGACATGGCACGATGCAGTGCATGTCCTCCGCACCGAACGGTCTCTCCCCGTACCCGATCGTGCAGGCTCCCATGGCGGGCGGCGCCTCCTGTCCGCCGCTCGCCGCCGCCGTGTGCGAGGCGGGCGGGCTGGGCTTCCTGGCCGGCGGCTACAAGACCGCCGACGGGATGTACCAGGAGATCAAACGGCTGCGCGCGCTCACCCGGCGCCCGTTCGGCGTGAACCTCTTCATGCCGCAGACGGGGTACGTGGACCCGGCCGCGGTGGAGGCGTACCGCGGGCAGCTGGCCGGCGAGGCCAGCTGGTACGAGATCTCCCTGGCCGACGAGGACATCATCGGCACCAGCGACGACGGCTACGACGCCAAGCTCGCGATCCTCCTCGAAGACCCCGTTCCCGTGGTCTCGTTCACCTTCGGCTGCCCCGCGCCCGTGGTCCTCGCCGCCTTGCGCAAGGCGGGCACGTACTCGATCGTCACCGTCACCTCGGTCGACGAGGCCCGCGCCGCCCAGGCCGCGGGCGCCGACTCCGTCTGCGTCCAGGGCGTGGAGGCCGGCGGCCACCAGGGCACGTACCGCGACGACCCGCAGGCCGACGGCACGGCGGGTGTGGGCCTGCTCGCGCTGGTGGCGCAGGTACGGGAGGCCGTGGCCCTCCCGATCATCGCGGCCGGCGGCCTGATGCGCGGCTCGCAGATCGCCGCGCTGCTGGCGGCGGGCGCGGAGGCGGCGCAGCTCGGCACCGCGTTCCTGGCCTGCCCCGAATCGGGCGCGCACCCGCTGCACAAGAAGGCGCTGACGGACCCCCTGTTCGCCCATACGGAGC
The Streptomyces sp. NBC_01296 DNA segment above includes these coding regions:
- the hemW gene encoding radical SAM family heme chaperone HemW, yielding MPSALPDGEPMPEDGSLPSHALAGGGDRPLGFYLHVPYCATRCGYCDFNTYTATELRGTGGVLASRENYADTLIDEVRLARKVLGDDPRAVRTVFVGGGTPTLLPAGDLVRMLAAIRDEFGLAEDAEVTTEANPESVNPEYLAELRAGGFNRVSFGMQSAKQHVLKVLDRTHTPGRPEACVAEARAAGFEHVNLDLIYGTPGETDEDWRASLAAALGAGPDHISAYALIVEEGTQLARRIRRGEVPMTDDDVHADRYLIADEVMAQAGYDWYEVSNWATSEAGRCLHNELYWRGADWWGAGPGAHSHVGGVRWWNVKHPGAYAAALAEGRSPGAGRELLSEEDRRVERILLELRLVDGVPLSLLAPAGLAASRRALSDGLLAPAPYEAGRAVLTLRGRLLADAVVRDLVD
- a CDS encoding Uma2 family endonuclease; the protein is MAEYFESFEAPEGVKVELLRGEIVMMAGPDVVHNLIVMFVQRQIPVERWYPLQTQDVGLPAEPSEPQPDLVVLPVEAAPESGRLVPASALAMAVEVVSKTSKLRDYVTKRSIYAAGGIPTYLIIDPFQAKCVVLTEPFGAGEEADYRTERTSKFGEPVPLDVLGLTLDTEEFGTLR
- a CDS encoding DUF3097 domain-containing protein; this encodes MREYSPDLTPQWKRPKAVPEVAAEPDLVVEVAGTDFCGAVVACEAGTVTLEDRFGKRRVFPLDPRGFLLEGAVVTLTRPSRAPAAPLRTASGSVAVPGARARVARAGRIYVEGRHDAELVERVWGDDLRIEGVVVEYLEGIDDLPAVVADFAPTADARLGVLVDHLVPGSKESRIAASVTSSDVLIVGHPYVDVWQAVKPSALGIAAWPVIPPGQDWKTGVCRALGWSENTGAAWQHILSRVRSYKDLEPVLLGRVEELIDFVTAPA
- a CDS encoding MBL fold metallo-hydrolase is translated as MDVRWEEAGWERLTGRTGRRRLPVWDCTVGLVVGDESVLLIDPGSCVREGAQLRAEAERLTGRRVTHIAFTHGHFDHVLGVAAFAGAEVYGAVGLDSELSTGREELRGDAVRQGLSEAEAAEAVGLLAVPRHSVSGEWTLELGGLQVLLANVGPGHTRYDLAVFVPGERETVFCGDLVEESGEPQAGSDAVPSQWPAALDRLLSLGGDDALYVPGHGAVVDADFVRAQRATLAARFGVSEA
- the hrcA gene encoding heat-inducible transcriptional repressor HrcA, yielding MLSERRLEVLRAIVQDYVGTEEPVGSKALTERHRLGVSPATVRNDMAVLEEEGYIAQPHTSAGRIPTDKGYRLFVDKLAGVKPLSTPERRAIQNFLDGAVDLDDVVGRTVRLLAQLTRQVAVVQYPSLTRSTVRHVELLSLAPARLMLVLITDTGRVEQRLVDCQTPFGETSLADLRARLNSRVVGRRFTDVPQLVQDLPESFEPDDRSTVSTVLATLLETLVEEAEERLMIGGTANLTRFGHDFPLTIRPVLEALEEQVVLLKLLGEASESGMAVRIGHENAYEGLNSTSVVSVGYGSGGEAVAKLGVVGPTRMDYPGTMGAVRAVARYVGQILAES
- the dnaJ gene encoding molecular chaperone DnaJ; this translates as MATDYYAVLGVRRDASQDEIKKAFRRLARELHPDVNPDPKTQERFKEINAAYEVLSDPQKKQVYDLGGDPLSSSGGGGAGGFGAGGFGNFSDIMDAFFGQASQRGPRSRTRRGQDAMIRLDLELDEAAFGTTKDIQVDTAVVCTTCSGEGAAPGTSAQTCDMCRGRGEVSQVTRSFLGQVMTSRPCPQCQGFGTVVPTPCPECAGDGRVRSRRSLTVKIPAGVENGTRIQLAGEGEVGPGGGPAGDLYVEIHELSHPTFQRRGDDLHCTVTIPMTAAALGTKCPLETLDGMEEIDIRPGTGSGQSIPLHGRGVTHLRGGGRGDLIVHVEVTTPGKLDPQQEELLRQLAKLRGEERPMGQFAPGQQGLFSRLKDAFNGR
- a CDS encoding nitronate monooxygenase, coding for MSSAPNGLSPYPIVQAPMAGGASCPPLAAAVCEAGGLGFLAGGYKTADGMYQEIKRLRALTRRPFGVNLFMPQTGYVDPAAVEAYRGQLAGEASWYEISLADEDIIGTSDDGYDAKLAILLEDPVPVVSFTFGCPAPVVLAALRKAGTYSIVTVTSVDEARAAQAAGADSVCVQGVEAGGHQGTYRDDPQADGTAGVGLLALVAQVREAVALPIIAAGGLMRGSQIAALLAAGAEAAQLGTAFLACPESGAHPLHKKALTDPLFAHTELTRAFSGRPARGLVNRFMREHGPYAPAAYPQIHHMTSGLRKAAAAAGDPQGMALWAGQGHRLARALPAGELVEVLAAELAEAQSALKAMQKRSTS